The following are encoded together in the Myxococcales bacterium genome:
- a CDS encoding M23 family metallopeptidase yields MTSALRYWLALSAVVALACTEAGGEPPPSSTASGGAAGLVEGYLGGSAGSEWAAGGAAGVAGGSGSAGTSGSAGTPGGGGAAGAAAGGSAGTGGTGATGGGTATGGSGGTPSADHCAGQKDGAHCGGSIGAGKGNLVTCGGGVTKATKDCANGCLSPTLGDDVCKSACCLKKAPGSLVRGYNACPASPSAPAHYGIDYSSAKGTEIPAGMDATVVKVVTGHPNCWGSATGTIKCSASCMANYNVVRLKSLCGDPKNPNRDFYIEYAHVNGVAKGIKQGSVVKKGEIIAYVGASGCASGPHIHFETISVPKGASAPVRTCASVDPTTRYCN; encoded by the coding sequence ATGACTTCGGCGCTTCGTTACTGGCTCGCGCTATCGGCTGTCGTCGCGCTCGCCTGCACGGAGGCGGGCGGCGAGCCGCCGCCGAGCTCGACGGCGAGCGGTGGCGCTGCCGGTCTCGTCGAGGGTTATCTGGGAGGAAGCGCGGGATCGGAGTGGGCGGCGGGCGGCGCCGCAGGTGTCGCCGGCGGCTCGGGCAGCGCCGGGACGTCGGGAAGCGCGGGCACTCCGGGCGGTGGTGGCGCGGCGGGCGCAGCGGCTGGCGGGAGCGCCGGCACTGGAGGCACCGGGGCGACGGGCGGTGGCACTGCAACGGGCGGCTCGGGCGGAACCCCGAGCGCGGATCACTGCGCGGGACAGAAGGACGGCGCTCATTGCGGCGGGAGCATCGGCGCCGGCAAAGGCAACCTGGTGACCTGCGGCGGCGGCGTCACCAAGGCGACCAAGGACTGCGCGAACGGTTGCCTGAGTCCCACCCTCGGCGACGACGTCTGCAAGTCCGCCTGTTGTCTGAAGAAGGCTCCAGGGAGCTTGGTGCGCGGATACAACGCCTGCCCGGCGAGCCCGAGCGCGCCGGCGCACTACGGCATCGACTACTCCAGCGCGAAGGGAACGGAGATCCCCGCCGGCATGGACGCGACCGTGGTCAAGGTCGTGACGGGTCATCCCAACTGCTGGGGCAGCGCTACCGGCACCATCAAGTGCTCCGCGAGCTGCATGGCGAACTACAACGTGGTGCGTCTGAAGAGCCTGTGCGGCGACCCGAAGAATCCGAACCGAGACTTCTACATCGAGTACGCCCACGTGAACGGTGTGGCGAAGGGCATCAAGCAGGGCAGCGTGGTCAAGAAGGGCGAGATCATCGCCTACGTGGGCGCGAGCGGGTGCGCCTCGGGTCCCCACATCCACTTCGAGACCATCAGCGTTCCCAAGGGAGCGTCGGCGCCCGTCCGCACCTGTGCATCCGTGGATCCGACGACGCGGTACTGCAACTGA
- a CDS encoding carbohydrate-binding family 9-like protein, which produces MAVGLVALGVVALRAAAPKSPASPGAEDGGAVLRVPRRVAPLDLDAQALDWSVPHAQTGSFKSVDGQSTPYSEARLGWGDGKLYLLLYAADQDIRAGVQAHDMPLEQTDAFRITLTRPGEAVSHVIYVSPVGTVTDESLVNDRVDTSWESAAEVAHANDGTLDDSHDEDEEWVIEMAVPLSVLGLRGEAGEQIGLSLQRCDVPKGAGRRCGAWGEPGGLIVLE; this is translated from the coding sequence GTGGCAGTCGGGTTGGTCGCGCTCGGCGTCGTTGCGCTCCGGGCCGCGGCCCCGAAATCACCGGCCTCGCCCGGGGCGGAAGACGGCGGAGCGGTGCTCCGCGTGCCTCGCCGAGTTGCGCCGCTCGACCTGGATGCCCAGGCTCTCGATTGGAGCGTTCCGCACGCGCAGACTGGCAGTTTCAAGAGTGTCGACGGCCAGAGCACGCCCTATTCCGAAGCGCGGCTCGGCTGGGGCGACGGCAAGTTGTACCTCTTGCTCTACGCGGCGGACCAGGACATCCGTGCCGGGGTCCAGGCTCACGACATGCCGCTCGAACAAACCGACGCGTTCAGAATCACGCTGACCCGGCCCGGCGAGGCCGTGTCCCACGTCATCTACGTGTCGCCCGTTGGCACGGTCACGGACGAGAGCCTCGTGAATGACCGAGTCGACACCTCCTGGGAGTCAGCCGCCGAGGTAGCCCATGCGAACGACGGCACCCTCGACGACTCCCACGACGAAGACGAGGAGTGGGTCATCGAGATGGCGGTGCCACTCTCGGTCCTCGGACTCCGGGGAGAGGCCGGTGAGCAGATCGGCCTCTCTTTGCAGCGTTGCGACGTTCCGAAGGGTGCCGGACGCCGCTGCGGCGCGTGGGGTGAGCCGGGTGGGCTCATCGTGCTCGAGTAA
- a CDS encoding metallophosphoesterase has translation MSTRALCAVALLFWGCGGESSDAKGTGGTVAVGGGAGVGGGGAGGGAGAGGGAGVGGGAGVGGGAGVGGGAGVGGGAGAGGGSGSQLVFAAVGDTRPALPLSTGYPTSVITQIYTTIEGLNPKPPFVISTGDYAFELLSDTTKQLDLYLSARNKYSGEFYPAMGNHECYNLVDSNCGPGTANGNTPQYTTFLAKLLQPIGQTLPYYTKNVSASDGSWTAKFVFVAPNAWTDAQGTWLEAELSKATDYTFVVRHEPVDATTAPGVVPSGSIIANHPYTLLIVGHTHTYERTGKQVMFGNGGAPKTGTKGEGFGLFTRRADGAIQVEARDAQTGAPDASFTFAVLPDGTPTP, from the coding sequence ATGTCTACTCGCGCGCTGTGCGCTGTCGCGCTCTTGTTCTGGGGATGTGGCGGTGAATCCTCCGATGCAAAAGGGACAGGCGGCACGGTCGCGGTTGGCGGCGGCGCGGGCGTTGGTGGAGGAGGAGCCGGTGGCGGCGCTGGTGCTGGTGGCGGCGCTGGTGTTGGTGGCGGCGCAGGTGTTGGTGGCGGCGCAGGCGTTGGTGGCGGTGCAGGTGTTGGTGGCGGCGCGGGTGCTGGTGGCGGGAGCGGCTCGCAGCTGGTCTTTGCGGCGGTGGGCGACACCCGCCCCGCACTGCCGCTGAGCACCGGTTATCCGACCAGCGTCATCACCCAGATCTACACGACCATCGAGGGGCTCAATCCCAAACCGCCGTTCGTGATCTCCACCGGCGACTATGCGTTCGAGCTGCTCAGTGACACGACCAAACAGCTCGACCTCTACCTCTCCGCACGCAACAAGTATTCGGGCGAGTTCTATCCGGCGATGGGTAACCACGAGTGTTACAACCTCGTGGATTCGAACTGCGGCCCCGGCACCGCCAATGGCAACACGCCGCAGTACACGACGTTCCTGGCCAAGCTGCTCCAGCCAATCGGACAAACTCTCCCGTACTACACCAAGAACGTAAGCGCCTCGGACGGCTCGTGGACTGCGAAGTTCGTGTTCGTCGCGCCCAACGCTTGGACCGACGCTCAAGGAACCTGGCTCGAAGCCGAGCTCTCGAAGGCGACGGACTACACGTTCGTCGTACGTCACGAGCCGGTTGATGCAACCACTGCCCCGGGCGTCGTGCCCTCGGGCAGCATCATCGCGAATCACCCCTACACCTTGCTGATCGTCGGGCACACTCACACCTATGAACGCACCGGCAAGCAGGTAATGTTCGGCAACGGCGGCGCTCCCAAGACCGGCACCAAGGGCGAGGGCTTCGGCCTGTTCACCCGGCGCGCGGACGGGGCGATCCAGGTCGAAGCGCGCGACGCTCAGACTGGCGCGCCGGACGCGAGCTTCACGTTCGCCGTGCTGCCGGATGGCACGCCCACACCTTGA
- a CDS encoding SLC26A/SulP transporter family protein, with protein MLVAIPSSIAFGVATFSPLGATGAALGAVAGMLGATLLGVVNPALGGTKGLISAPCAPAAAVMGALAAQLSRSHDAGTTLLLMALVGAASGALQILYGLIGGGKIIKYIPYPVVAGFMSGVGVLIFLKQIPGLLGVASGTPLVVAISHPDKWQTPAMVVGAATIVGVLAGPRLTRKVPAAILGLATGAVAYAVMAALDPSLRSLAGNRFVVGEVQASLSSMWTGMREKGVALGGLGLSDLPAVFVPALTLSALLSIDTLKTAVIVDAMTRSRHDSNRELRAQGVGNVVSAVFGGMPGAGTSGPTLVNVTSGGKTRLSGMIEGALCLIVLLLFSRLVAWIPLAALSGILTVIAVRMFDTKSFNLLRQRSTLLDFAVVAAVIAVALFVGLIQSSAAGFALSVLLFAREHMTASVVRRRSTGAQTFSKQRRIADEMGVLEREGERTTICEVQGNLFFGTTDQLFNELEKDVASKDFVVLDLKRVQGVDFTGARLLDQMDIRLEEHGGRLVLAGIPATLPTGKDLRGYFAALGVGKASGGVEIFDDLDSALEWVEDQILDAALPNRLQRGPPLPLERIDLFQDLESDTLLKAIAGCLEERSYAAGEKIFARGDEGDELFVIRKGTVRILIRLEAERALHVASFGRGDFFGDMAFLDRGKRSADAVALTPVELFVLSRARINELSHEQPAAGAQLFARLARALSLRLRHTDAEVSALQHG; from the coding sequence ATGCTGGTCGCGATCCCTTCGTCCATCGCGTTCGGCGTCGCGACGTTCTCGCCGCTGGGGGCGACGGGCGCGGCGCTCGGCGCCGTTGCCGGCATGCTCGGAGCAACATTGCTCGGAGTGGTCAACCCCGCCCTCGGCGGCACGAAGGGTCTCATCTCCGCGCCGTGCGCGCCGGCCGCGGCCGTCATGGGCGCGCTGGCCGCTCAGCTCTCGCGTTCGCACGACGCTGGCACGACCCTGCTCTTGATGGCCTTGGTCGGTGCAGCCTCGGGCGCGCTGCAGATCCTCTACGGGCTCATCGGCGGTGGCAAGATCATCAAGTACATCCCGTATCCCGTCGTCGCTGGGTTCATGAGCGGCGTCGGGGTGCTCATCTTCCTCAAACAGATCCCCGGCCTGTTGGGCGTTGCCTCAGGCACGCCGCTCGTCGTCGCCATTTCACATCCGGACAAATGGCAAACGCCTGCCATGGTGGTGGGAGCCGCGACGATTGTTGGTGTCCTAGCCGGCCCGCGGCTCACGCGGAAGGTGCCGGCCGCCATCCTGGGGCTGGCCACCGGGGCAGTGGCCTACGCGGTGATGGCCGCGTTGGATCCATCCCTCAGGTCCCTCGCGGGCAACCGGTTCGTGGTTGGCGAGGTGCAAGCGTCGCTGTCGTCCATGTGGACGGGCATGCGCGAGAAGGGGGTCGCGCTCGGCGGGCTTGGCCTCTCGGATCTGCCCGCCGTCTTCGTGCCTGCGCTGACGCTGTCGGCTCTGCTCTCCATCGATACCCTGAAGACTGCGGTGATCGTCGACGCCATGACCCGCTCCCGCCATGACTCGAACCGCGAGCTTCGCGCCCAGGGAGTGGGGAACGTCGTGAGCGCCGTCTTCGGAGGAATGCCGGGAGCCGGTACCAGCGGTCCGACGCTGGTCAACGTCACGAGCGGCGGCAAGACGCGCCTGTCCGGCATGATCGAGGGCGCACTGTGTCTGATCGTGCTGCTGCTCTTCAGTCGCTTGGTGGCCTGGATTCCGCTGGCCGCTCTGTCCGGCATCCTCACCGTGATCGCCGTGCGCATGTTCGACACCAAGAGCTTCAACCTCCTGCGCCAGCGTTCGACGCTCCTGGATTTTGCGGTGGTCGCTGCGGTGATCGCCGTCGCCCTTTTCGTGGGGCTCATCCAGTCATCGGCGGCCGGGTTTGCGCTCTCCGTGTTGCTCTTCGCGCGGGAACACATGACGGCGTCGGTGGTCCGGCGTCGCTCGACGGGCGCGCAGACTTTCTCCAAGCAGCGGAGGATCGCCGACGAGATGGGCGTGTTGGAGCGCGAGGGGGAGCGCACGACGATCTGCGAGGTGCAGGGCAACCTGTTCTTCGGCACCACGGATCAGCTCTTCAACGAGCTGGAGAAGGACGTCGCCAGCAAGGACTTCGTGGTGCTCGATCTGAAGCGGGTTCAGGGCGTGGACTTCACCGGGGCGCGACTCCTGGACCAGATGGACATTCGCCTGGAGGAGCACGGCGGTCGACTGGTGCTGGCCGGCATCCCGGCCACCCTGCCGACCGGCAAGGACCTGCGCGGGTACTTTGCCGCGCTCGGCGTCGGCAAGGCCAGCGGCGGTGTGGAGATCTTCGACGACCTCGACTCGGCACTCGAGTGGGTCGAAGATCAGATCCTGGATGCAGCTCTACCGAACCGGCTGCAGCGCGGGCCGCCGCTGCCGCTCGAGCGCATCGATCTTTTCCAGGACCTGGAGTCCGACACGCTGCTCAAGGCCATCGCGGGATGTCTGGAGGAGCGGTCCTACGCCGCAGGTGAGAAGATCTTCGCCAGGGGCGACGAGGGCGACGAGCTGTTCGTGATCCGCAAGGGCACGGTGCGCATCCTGATTCGGCTCGAGGCCGAGCGCGCATTGCACGTCGCGTCGTTCGGTCGGGGGGACTTCTTCGGCGATATGGCCTTCCTGGACCGTGGGAAACGCTCCGCAGACGCCGTCGCCCTGACGCCGGTGGAGCTCTTTGTGCTGTCGCGCGCGCGCATCAACGAGCTGTCCCACGAACAGCCGGCGGCTGGCGCGCAGCTCTTCGCGCGGCTCGCCCGCGCGCTGTCCCTTCGGCTCCGTCACACGGACGCCGAGGTCAGCGCGCTTCAACACGGATGA